The following proteins are co-located in the Egibacteraceae bacterium genome:
- the trxB gene encoding thioredoxin-disulfide reductase, with translation MPTADHDVVIIGSGPAGLTAALYAARGDLEPIVIEGRDAGGQLMLTTDVENYPGYPDGRMGPEMMADLRRQAERFGTRYVTNDVDEVDFTHGSPFKVVVGDDTYWSRTVIVSTGATARWLGLESESRLTGRGVSSCATCDGFFFRDRELIVVGGGDSAMEEAGFLTKFASKVTIVHRRNELRASKIMQERAFKNDKIEFVWGTKVADILGEQAVEGVILENVDTGEREEMRTDGVFVAIGHDPTTKLFRGQLDLDDEGYITVAEPTTATSVNGVFAAGDVVDHIYRQAVTAAGMGCKAAIDAERWLGAPPDSSTW, from the coding sequence ATGCCCACGGCCGACCACGACGTCGTCATCATCGGATCCGGACCCGCGGGTCTCACCGCAGCCCTCTACGCGGCGCGCGGCGACCTCGAGCCCATCGTCATCGAGGGCCGCGACGCAGGTGGGCAGCTCATGCTCACCACCGATGTGGAGAACTACCCCGGCTACCCCGACGGCCGCATGGGGCCGGAGATGATGGCCGACCTACGCCGACAGGCCGAGCGGTTCGGCACCCGCTACGTGACCAACGACGTCGACGAGGTCGACTTCACGCACGGGTCACCGTTCAAGGTCGTCGTCGGCGACGACACCTACTGGTCGCGCACCGTCATCGTCTCCACGGGCGCCACCGCCCGCTGGCTCGGCCTGGAGAGCGAGAGCCGCCTCACCGGACGGGGCGTGTCGAGCTGCGCGACCTGCGACGGGTTCTTCTTCCGCGACCGCGAGCTGATCGTGGTGGGCGGCGGCGACTCGGCGATGGAGGAAGCGGGCTTTCTCACCAAGTTCGCGTCGAAGGTCACGATCGTGCACCGCCGCAACGAGCTGCGCGCCTCGAAGATCATGCAGGAGCGGGCCTTCAAGAACGACAAGATCGAGTTCGTGTGGGGCACGAAGGTGGCCGACATCCTCGGCGAGCAGGCTGTCGAGGGCGTGATCCTCGAGAACGTCGACACCGGCGAGCGCGAGGAGATGCGCACCGACGGGGTCTTCGTCGCGATCGGCCACGACCCCACGACCAAGCTGTTCCGCGGCCAGCTCGACCTCGACGACGAGGGCTACATCACGGTCGCCGAGCCGACGACCGCCACGAGCGTCAACGGCGTCTTCGCGGCCGGGGATGTCGTCGACCACATCTACCGCCAAGCTGTGACCGCCGCCGGCATGGGCTGCAAGGCGGCGATCGACGCCGAGCGCTGGCTCGGGGCGCCGCCCGACTCCAGCACGTGGTGA
- a CDS encoding GNAT family N-acetyltransferase, with translation MTRRLHDLTLAALDDLPASCRSCLFWEVHGAPRGPADEPGQARDRKEAWWQSTQLEWGTPGKAVYGDGHLVGFAMFAPGAHYPRARQLGGVSDDALLLATLWVDPDYREAGLGRVLLQSALRETHQRGSRALEAFADRRSSQGSRCVLQEDFLLANGFTVVREHPRTPLLRIDLRQTVRWQESLSSALEGVAAALSRRERVPAPARSG, from the coding sequence ATGACCCGCCGCCTGCACGACCTCACGCTCGCCGCTCTCGACGACCTGCCCGCGTCCTGCCGCAGCTGCCTGTTCTGGGAGGTGCACGGGGCCCCGCGCGGACCCGCCGACGAGCCCGGCCAGGCCCGGGACCGCAAAGAGGCCTGGTGGCAGTCGACCCAGCTGGAGTGGGGCACCCCGGGCAAGGCGGTCTACGGGGACGGCCATCTGGTGGGGTTCGCCATGTTTGCCCCGGGCGCCCACTACCCCAGGGCGCGCCAGCTCGGCGGCGTGTCCGACGACGCCCTGCTCCTGGCCACCCTGTGGGTCGACCCCGACTACCGGGAGGCGGGCCTTGGGCGGGTGCTGCTGCAGAGCGCGCTGCGGGAGACCCACCAGCGGGGGAGCCGGGCGCTGGAGGCGTTCGCGGACCGCCGGTCCTCGCAGGGTTCCCGGTGCGTGCTGCAGGAGGACTTCCTGTTGGCCAACGGCTTCACGGTGGTGCGCGAGCACCCGCGGACCCCGCTGCTGCGGATCGACCTGCGCCAGACCGTGCGGTGGCAGGAGTCGCTGTCCTCCGCGCTGGAGGGCGTCGCCGCGGCCCTCAGCCGCCGCGAACGCGTCCCCGCTCCCGCCCGGTCGGGGTGA
- a CDS encoding RNA polymerase sigma factor → MTPPEADSDEALVAAFVGGDPAGFDALVARHRRRVYGICYRYFGNAADAEDALQDTFVALLRRADTFGGTAAFSTWLYRVATNACNDLARKRSRRPKTVPLGPESRDDGPPGQAPALDEPAVEDVLATRELGAELVAALRTLEPAQREAVVLHDVYGVPYHEIAARWDVAVGTVKSRIHRAHGRLAAALAASDEAGGRGTPGEPSAPARPPTSTP, encoded by the coding sequence GTGACGCCCCCCGAGGCCGACAGCGACGAGGCGCTGGTCGCGGCGTTCGTCGGCGGCGACCCCGCCGGGTTCGATGCCCTCGTCGCCCGCCACCGCCGGCGCGTGTACGGCATCTGCTACCGCTACTTCGGCAACGCCGCCGACGCCGAGGACGCCCTGCAGGACACCTTTGTCGCGCTCCTGCGCCGCGCGGACACGTTCGGGGGCACCGCGGCGTTCTCGACGTGGCTCTACCGGGTGGCCACCAACGCCTGCAACGACCTGGCCCGCAAGCGCAGCCGCCGGCCGAAGACCGTGCCGCTGGGCCCCGAGTCGCGCGACGACGGCCCGCCCGGCCAGGCCCCCGCCCTGGACGAGCCGGCGGTGGAGGATGTGCTCGCCACCCGCGAGCTCGGCGCGGAGCTGGTCGCGGCCCTGCGCACCTTGGAGCCCGCGCAGCGGGAGGCGGTCGTGCTCCACGACGTCTACGGGGTGCCCTACCACGAGATCGCCGCGCGCTGGGACGTGGCCGTCGGGACCGTCAAGTCGCGGATCCACCGCGCGCACGGCCGGCTCGCCGCCGCGCTGGCCGCATCCGACGAGGCCGGCGGGCGTGGCACCCCCGGGGAACCCTCGGCGCCCGCTCGACCTCCTACCTCCACGCCATGA
- the trxA gene encoding thioredoxin, with product MSDVKAVTDQDWSTEVLGSEQPVLVDFWAEWCGPCRMVGPVVEEIAGEKAGTLKVVKLNVDDNPETARSYKVMSIPTLMVFADGVEKKRIVGARGKSQLLAEVDEFLPA from the coding sequence ATGAGTGACGTCAAGGCCGTGACCGACCAGGACTGGAGCACCGAGGTGCTCGGCTCCGAGCAGCCAGTGCTCGTGGACTTCTGGGCGGAGTGGTGCGGCCCCTGCCGGATGGTCGGCCCCGTGGTCGAGGAGATCGCCGGTGAGAAGGCAGGCACGCTGAAGGTCGTCAAGCTGAACGTGGACGACAACCCCGAGACCGCCCGCTCCTACAAGGTGATGTCCATCCCGACGCTCATGGTGTTCGCGGACGGGGTCGAGAAGAAGCGCATCGTGGGGGCCCGCGGCAAGAGCCAGCTCCTGGCCGAGGTCGACGAGTTCCTCCCCGCCTGA
- a CDS encoding peptidoglycan-binding protein, whose protein sequence is MTFLIRHGDASPAVEDVQRRLAAVDDPTLRIDGVFGDATREAVQRFQRHRGLAADGVVGTETWRILVEAGYTLGDRLLWRTRIMMRGDDVRDLQHRLNQLGFDAGSEDGIFGPLAHAAVEDFQRNVGLEVDGVAGPATIDLLRRMRRDHQTSGAGIRAREREALRRLSGRGLVGARILVDPSHGPGDPGHVGPSGVTEADVSWQIASRLAARLGARGAQVTLARGPGNNPSQSARARLGNDQGAEVVLSIGVGAVGTPAAAGSAAYYFGAPHFVSEAGQRLAELASDHMVAAGWVPDCRVHPMTWALLRETRMTAIVVEPGFITNPVDEARLADPAAQERLAAALTESVAAYYTVDEAAAV, encoded by the coding sequence GTGACCTTCCTCATCCGCCACGGCGACGCCAGTCCCGCGGTGGAGGACGTGCAGCGTCGCCTCGCGGCTGTCGACGACCCCACGCTCCGCATCGACGGGGTGTTCGGGGACGCGACCCGTGAGGCGGTGCAGCGCTTCCAACGCCACCGCGGGCTCGCCGCCGACGGGGTCGTGGGGACCGAGACGTGGCGGATCCTCGTGGAGGCCGGCTACACCCTCGGGGACCGGCTGCTGTGGCGCACCCGGATCATGATGCGCGGTGACGACGTCCGCGACCTGCAGCACCGCCTCAACCAGCTCGGCTTCGACGCCGGCAGCGAGGACGGCATCTTCGGGCCGCTGGCCCACGCCGCCGTCGAGGACTTCCAGCGCAACGTGGGCCTCGAGGTCGACGGGGTCGCCGGGCCCGCGACCATCGACCTGCTGCGCCGCATGCGCCGCGACCACCAGACCTCCGGCGCGGGGATCCGGGCCCGCGAACGCGAGGCCCTGCGCCGGCTGTCGGGCCGGGGCCTGGTCGGCGCCCGGATCCTGGTCGACCCCTCCCACGGCCCCGGCGACCCCGGTCACGTCGGTCCCTCGGGTGTGACCGAGGCCGACGTGAGCTGGCAGATCGCCTCGCGCCTGGCCGCCCGGCTCGGCGCCCGCGGCGCGCAGGTCACCCTCGCCCGGGGCCCCGGCAACAACCCCAGCCAGAGCGCCCGCGCCCGCCTGGGCAACGACCAGGGCGCGGAGGTCGTGCTGTCGATCGGCGTCGGCGCCGTGGGCACCCCGGCAGCCGCCGGGTCCGCCGCCTACTACTTCGGCGCCCCCCACTTCGTCTCGGAGGCCGGTCAGCGCCTGGCCGAGCTCGCCAGCGACCACATGGTCGCCGCCGGGTGGGTGCCCGACTGCAGGGTCCACCCGATGACCTGGGCGCTGCTGCGCGAGACGCGGATGACCGCCATCGTCGTGGAGCCGGGCTTCATCACGAATCCCGTCGACGAGGCCCGGCTCGCCGACCCCGCCGCCCAGGAGCGGCTCGCCGCCGCGCTGACCGAGTCCGTGGCCGCCTACTACACCGTCGACGAGGCCGCGGCCGTCTGA